The following proteins are co-located in the uncultured Draconibacterium sp. genome:
- a CDS encoding FtsX-like permease family protein: protein MTRLNFIIKSFIHYFKANLLVALGVAISAMVLTGSLIIGDSVRHSLKQATFYRLGETTHLVSVVERYFRQEMADEIEAANPEIKATPVLLLEGMAVADGGELRANKVQIVGVSSDFEEIAKTNIYSELQNNEIAISQNLAERLQKAEGDNILVRIKKASLIPMNAPFVSAEETSVALRATIKKVVTEEELGRFSLKNSQTAPYNIFVSIARLNRLMEFEGKANQLLLVSNQETNQLAEVVKNSLTPEDAGLSLKTIEASKEIEISTDRVFLEEKVSATLKQLPDADMILTYFVNSIEKSAAKERRNHSPSISINLHQSSSIPYSFVSSLHSSALANNEIILNKWAADDLGAKPGDSITLRYFEIGPLRKLVNQQTTFVLKELVAMDSDLADPTRVPHLPGLSDAGHCREWEAGVPIDLDAIREKDEKYWDDYKGTPKAYISTSEALKIWSNRFGNYTAVRFPATTFDETKYKQIFAQQISPADLGMAIEPVREQGVQAAQNGTDFSGLFIGLSFFILVASIILTALLFRLNLENRSAQVGLLAAIGFQEKQVRSFYLLEGFVVSLFGGSLGLIISVFYTRLVFKILNSLWFDIVRTNVLDIKIVPATLVLGLVISLIVSVLAIYVSVKRFQNRKAVELQKQIEAKGSKTKQRIYDLALLLSLGLALLLFIFQLFAAQLNPGMFFLSGGLMLLGLLLLFRKVLERMEGRKSSEIKMGKLAQINLSRNKSRSLTVVILFALGTFLVVSTGSNKLDLFANAQEKSSGTGGFMYFAETTMPVLFDINDTVKRAEEGIYEDFNVVQLRKLEGDDASCLNLNRIAQPAVLGVDAENLKGRYSFAARLKELGDTEPWQLLDTEFEDGTIPAIADQTVIQWGLGMKVGDVLLYQNETGDTLRLKLIAGTTPSIFQGFVIISNKNFLKNYPSSSGSNVFLVNGNPEDEAGIGEELQSVFRDYGWEMESSAKRLVEFYSITNTYLSIFLALGTLGLILGTIGLAVILARTILERRREISVMQAVGFQWKSIFKMLVSEYFILLVAGVFVGFVTAVVATLPAFLSANSDASFSTVAMVVALILINGILWIIGLSWFALQKKGLATGLRIE from the coding sequence ATGACCAGACTAAATTTTATAATAAAATCATTTATTCATTATTTTAAGGCCAATTTACTGGTGGCGCTTGGTGTGGCCATTAGTGCAATGGTTTTAACCGGCTCTTTAATTATTGGTGATTCGGTGCGCCATAGTTTAAAACAGGCCACTTTTTATCGTTTGGGTGAAACAACTCACCTGGTTTCGGTGGTTGAGCGCTATTTCAGACAGGAAATGGCTGACGAAATTGAAGCTGCAAATCCGGAAATAAAGGCCACTCCGGTTTTATTGCTTGAGGGGATGGCTGTAGCCGATGGTGGTGAGCTGCGTGCAAATAAAGTGCAGATTGTAGGCGTGAGTTCTGATTTTGAAGAAATTGCAAAAACCAATATCTATTCGGAGTTGCAAAATAATGAAATTGCCATTAGTCAGAATTTGGCAGAGCGCCTGCAAAAAGCGGAGGGCGACAATATTTTGGTTAGAATAAAAAAGGCCAGCCTGATTCCAATGAATGCGCCTTTTGTTTCGGCAGAAGAAACCAGTGTTGCCTTGCGTGCCACCATAAAAAAAGTGGTTACTGAAGAGGAATTGGGGCGATTTAGTTTAAAAAACTCGCAAACAGCTCCCTACAATATTTTTGTTTCCATTGCTCGTTTAAATCGTTTAATGGAGTTTGAAGGCAAAGCAAATCAATTGTTGCTTGTTAGCAACCAGGAAACAAACCAGCTTGCAGAGGTTGTAAAAAACAGCCTGACTCCTGAAGATGCAGGACTTTCGTTAAAAACGATAGAGGCAAGCAAAGAAATAGAGATTTCTACCGACCGGGTTTTTCTGGAGGAGAAAGTGTCGGCCACTTTAAAACAGCTCCCTGATGCCGATATGATTTTGACGTATTTTGTGAATTCGATTGAAAAGTCAGCTGCTAAAGAGCGAAGAAATCATTCTCCATCAATCTCCATCAATCTCCATCAATCTTCATCAATCCCCTATTCATTTGTATCATCGCTTCATTCTTCCGCTTTGGCTAATAATGAAATCATTCTCAATAAATGGGCTGCCGATGATTTGGGAGCAAAGCCGGGAGACAGCATTACGTTGAGGTATTTCGAGATTGGGCCACTTCGGAAATTGGTTAACCAGCAAACAACATTTGTGTTAAAAGAGCTTGTTGCCATGGATTCTGATCTGGCAGATCCAACGCGTGTGCCACATCTGCCGGGACTTTCCGATGCCGGACATTGCCGCGAGTGGGAGGCAGGCGTTCCCATTGATTTGGATGCCATTCGCGAAAAGGATGAAAAGTATTGGGACGATTACAAAGGAACACCAAAGGCTTATATTTCAACATCGGAAGCCTTAAAAATATGGTCGAACCGATTTGGTAATTATACCGCAGTGAGGTTTCCTGCTACTACCTTCGATGAGACAAAATACAAACAGATTTTTGCGCAGCAAATCAGTCCGGCTGATCTGGGAATGGCCATCGAACCCGTTCGCGAGCAGGGAGTTCAGGCAGCGCAAAACGGCACCGATTTTAGCGGGCTCTTTATTGGCCTAAGCTTTTTTATTTTGGTGGCATCCATAATTTTAACGGCCTTGTTGTTTCGTTTGAATCTCGAAAACCGTTCCGCACAAGTGGGTTTGCTGGCGGCAATCGGATTTCAGGAAAAACAAGTTCGTAGTTTTTATTTGCTGGAAGGTTTTGTGGTATCGCTTTTCGGAGGATCGCTGGGACTCATAATTTCTGTCTTTTATACACGTCTGGTTTTCAAAATCCTCAATTCATTGTGGTTCGATATTGTTCGTACAAATGTGCTGGATATAAAAATAGTGCCTGCAACTCTTGTGCTTGGATTAGTTATCAGTTTAATCGTTTCAGTTTTGGCCATTTATGTTTCAGTAAAACGTTTTCAAAACCGGAAAGCCGTTGAACTTCAAAAGCAGATTGAAGCAAAAGGCAGTAAAACAAAACAACGTATATACGATTTGGCTCTACTTCTTTCTTTGGGTTTAGCTCTACTGCTATTTATTTTCCAATTATTTGCAGCACAATTAAACCCGGGAATGTTCTTTTTATCCGGAGGATTAATGTTGCTCGGACTTTTACTCCTGTTTCGAAAAGTGCTCGAGCGAATGGAAGGTCGAAAATCTTCAGAAATTAAAATGGGGAAACTGGCGCAAATTAATTTATCCAGAAATAAAAGTCGTTCGTTAACGGTTGTCATCTTATTTGCTTTGGGTACTTTTCTTGTAGTTTCTACGGGTTCCAATAAACTCGATTTATTTGCCAACGCGCAGGAAAAATCAAGCGGGACAGGTGGTTTTATGTATTTCGCCGAAACTACCATGCCTGTTCTTTTCGATATAAACGACACGGTAAAACGTGCTGAGGAAGGAATTTATGAGGATTTTAATGTAGTTCAGTTGCGAAAACTGGAGGGAGATGATGCCAGTTGTTTAAATCTGAACCGGATAGCGCAACCTGCGGTTTTGGGTGTTGATGCAGAAAATTTAAAAGGACGTTATTCGTTTGCGGCCCGTTTAAAAGAGTTGGGCGACACAGAGCCCTGGCAACTTTTGGATACTGAATTTGAGGATGGAACCATCCCGGCAATTGCCGACCAAACAGTAATTCAGTGGGGATTGGGAATGAAAGTGGGTGACGTTCTGTTGTATCAGAATGAAACGGGTGATACACTTCGTTTAAAATTAATTGCCGGTACCACGCCATCCATTTTTCAGGGATTTGTAATTATATCAAACAAAAACTTTTTGAAAAATTATCCGAGCAGCAGCGGTTCCAACGTATTTTTGGTTAATGGAAATCCTGAAGATGAAGCAGGAATAGGAGAGGAATTGCAGTCTGTTTTTCGCGATTATGGTTGGGAAATGGAAAGTTCGGCCAAACGTCTGGTTGAATTTTATTCCATAACCAATACTTATTTGTCCATCTTTTTGGCGCTGGGTACACTTGGTTTAATTCTGGGAACAATTGGACTGGCCGTGATTCTTGCCCGCACAATTCTGGAACGCCGCCGCGAAATTTCTGTAATGCAAGCAGTGGGATTTCAATGGAAATCGATATTTAAAATGCTTGTAAGCGAATATTTTATTTTGCTGGTGGCAGGTGTATTTGTCGGTTTTGTTACCGCAGTAGTTGCAACCTTACCTGCATTTCTTTCCGCCAATTCCGACGCCTCCTTTTCAACTGTGGCAATGGTTGTGGCATTAATCCTGATAAATGGAATTTTGTGGATTATTGGCCTGAGTTGGTTTGCACTTCAGAAAAAAGGATTGGCTACCGGATTAAGGATAGAGTAA
- a CDS encoding ABC transporter ATP-binding protein, with translation MLLQLKNISKGYGEIGTHSFRPVLKELSLEINKGEKIAIIGPSGSGKTTLLNLVGALDLPDSGEIVFANKNITSYSKKELANFRNRHLGFIFQMHHLMPQLSLWENVLLPLLPQGKVTKEQKDWAEHLIRKVGIWEQRNQKPAEMSGGECQRTAVVRALINNPELILADEPTGALDEENALALSDLLIQLSEEEKVTLVTVTHSAELATKMDKEYILRNGKLK, from the coding sequence ATGCTACTACAATTAAAAAACATATCAAAAGGCTACGGCGAAATTGGTACACACAGCTTTCGGCCGGTGCTAAAAGAATTAAGCCTGGAAATAAACAAGGGTGAGAAAATAGCCATTATTGGTCCAAGCGGATCAGGAAAAACTACGCTTCTGAATCTGGTTGGAGCACTTGATCTACCTGATTCCGGAGAAATTGTTTTTGCCAATAAAAACATCACTTCCTATTCAAAAAAGGAGTTGGCAAACTTTCGGAACCGGCATCTCGGATTTATTTTTCAGATGCATCATTTAATGCCGCAGTTGAGTTTGTGGGAGAATGTGTTATTGCCGCTTTTGCCACAGGGGAAGGTAACAAAGGAGCAAAAAGACTGGGCGGAACATTTGATCCGTAAAGTTGGAATTTGGGAACAACGCAATCAAAAACCGGCTGAAATGTCGGGAGGTGAATGTCAGCGTACTGCTGTGGTTCGGGCCTTAATCAATAACCCGGAATTAATACTGGCCGACGAGCCAACCGGTGCACTCGACGAAGAAAATGCACTGGCTCTTTCCGATTTACTTATTCAATTAAGCGAAGAGGAAAAAGTTACTTTAGTAACTGTAACACATTCTGCTGAACTGGCAACCAAAATGGACAAAGAATACATTTTAAGAAACGGTAAACTGAAATAA
- a CDS encoding GIY-YIG nuclease family protein has translation MKFFYVNIVKCCDSSYYVGITNDIERRIREHNEGINPGTYTFKRRPVELVFCESYNDFQIAEQWENRLKGWSRRKKEALIEKNWEKLKEYSSCMNDTHFSNFREKME, from the coding sequence ATGAAATTCTTTTATGTAAATATCGTTAAGTGTTGTGACAGCAGTTATTATGTTGGAATTACGAACGATATAGAGAGAAGAATTCGGGAACATAATGAAGGAATTAATCCTGGTACTTATACATTTAAACGAAGACCGGTTGAATTGGTCTTTTGCGAATCGTATAACGATTTTCAAATTGCTGAACAGTGGGAGAATAGGTTAAAGGGCTGGTCGAGACGAAAGAAGGAAGCGTTGATTGAAAAGAACTGGGAAAAATTGAAAGAGTATTCATCTTGTATGAATGACACACATTTTTCTAACTTTAGAGAAAAGATGGAATAA
- a CDS encoding glycosyltransferase family 4 protein: protein MNIIQIIPGSGGSFYCGNCLRDSKYVDALRNLGHQVVKIPMYLPLFADEHDISDIPIFYGAISTYLKQVYPVFKKAPKWVDNLLNSKPMMKMAASMAGSTRAKGLEDMTISMLLGEQGEQKEELDKMVTWIAEHCKPDVIHISNALLLGLAKELKAKTNVPVVCSLQDEDVWVDAMQIQFQQKIWDLMHKRSDDVDALVAVSNFFADAMKKRMNLKDEKVHTFYLGVDAEDYPYIPFKEKPRNVGYISRMCHKDGFDIVVDAFIDLKKKPGFDDVKLIATGGLTGDDKKFLKEQKNKIKKNNLENYFEIIEEFEGDARHNFFKKVSMVSVPVRIGEAFGMYLLESMASGVPVVQPALGAFPEIVEISGGGVNYMPNTPEKLSETWAGLLNDPEKLEQLSIAGLKGTKEKFNIHKHASEIIGLYESLNVQLRSE, encoded by the coding sequence ATGAACATCATTCAAATTATACCGGGATCGGGAGGTAGTTTTTATTGCGGCAACTGCCTGCGCGACAGTAAATACGTTGATGCACTTCGTAATCTGGGGCATCAGGTGGTGAAAATTCCAATGTACCTTCCTTTGTTCGCCGATGAACACGATATCAGCGATATCCCTATTTTTTACGGTGCCATAAGTACTTACCTAAAACAGGTTTATCCTGTATTCAAAAAGGCACCAAAGTGGGTCGATAATTTGCTGAATTCGAAACCTATGATGAAGATGGCCGCGTCGATGGCGGGTTCTACAAGGGCAAAAGGTCTGGAAGACATGACCATTTCGATGCTGCTTGGTGAACAGGGAGAGCAAAAGGAGGAACTGGACAAAATGGTAACGTGGATTGCCGAACATTGCAAACCGGATGTAATCCATATTTCGAACGCTTTGTTGTTGGGGTTGGCAAAGGAATTAAAGGCCAAAACGAATGTTCCGGTGGTTTGTTCGCTTCAGGATGAAGATGTATGGGTCGACGCCATGCAAATCCAGTTTCAGCAAAAAATATGGGACTTAATGCACAAGCGTTCCGATGATGTGGATGCTTTGGTGGCGGTGAGTAACTTTTTTGCTGATGCCATGAAAAAACGAATGAATCTGAAGGATGAAAAGGTGCACACGTTTTACCTGGGGGTGGATGCTGAAGATTATCCGTATATTCCGTTTAAGGAAAAACCAAGAAATGTGGGTTACATTTCACGGATGTGCCACAAAGACGGATTTGATATTGTTGTGGATGCTTTTATTGATTTAAAAAAGAAGCCTGGTTTTGACGATGTAAAACTAATTGCAACAGGTGGATTAACAGGCGATGATAAAAAGTTTCTGAAAGAGCAAAAGAATAAAATAAAGAAGAATAATCTGGAAAACTACTTCGAAATTATTGAAGAATTTGAAGGCGATGCCCGTCATAATTTTTTCAAAAAAGTTTCAATGGTTTCAGTTCCGGTACGTATTGGTGAAGCCTTTGGTATGTACCTTCTCGAGTCGATGGCATCGGGTGTTCCGGTGGTTCAGCCTGCTCTTGGTGCCTTCCCCGAGATTGTTGAAATATCGGGTGGGGGAGTAAATTACATGCCTAACACTCCTGAAAAACTCAGTGAAACCTGGGCTGGTCTTTTAAACGATCCTGAAAAATTGGAACAACTAAGTATTGCCGGGTTAAAAGGCACCAAAGAGAAATTCAATATACACAAACATGCTTCCGAAATCATCGGTTTGTATGAAAGTTTAAATGTTCAACTCCGTTCAGAGTAA
- a CDS encoding PQQ-binding-like beta-propeller repeat protein has product MKKIQFILFSIWLAFNVNAQTADSWPIFRGNQNLTGVSGTSLPDSPKLKWTFETGDNIKSAPVIVDGKLVVGSTDGWVYCIDTNGKLIWKFESGNSIEAPALVLNNTVYIGNLDGMLIALDLTSGKKKWEYECENQIIGSANWWTVGGKTYIVVGSYDYYLHCVDAETGKGLWKYESDNFINGAAACSDGSAFFGGCDGYLHMVDIATGKLVKKIDVATYVASSITVENNKAYIGDYDGRFFQVDITTDKTLWVWEHEKTKLQFIASPALIGNKVLTANYNKFLYCFDKNTGEKLWEYNTGRNVEASPVIVKNKVLVANMRGDLAIVNLSDGKPVWKYELGSQIISNPAVANGKIFVGAYDGNVYCFGE; this is encoded by the coding sequence ATGAAAAAAATACAATTTATACTATTTTCAATTTGGTTGGCCTTCAATGTAAATGCGCAGACTGCCGATTCGTGGCCGATATTTCGTGGCAACCAAAATCTGACCGGCGTTTCGGGTACTTCTTTGCCTGATTCACCCAAGTTGAAATGGACTTTTGAAACCGGCGATAATATAAAATCGGCACCGGTAATTGTTGATGGCAAACTTGTAGTTGGATCCACCGACGGTTGGGTATATTGTATCGATACAAATGGCAAATTAATTTGGAAATTTGAAAGCGGCAACTCCATCGAAGCGCCGGCTCTTGTTTTAAATAATACGGTTTATATAGGAAATTTGGATGGAATGTTGATCGCACTCGATTTAACATCGGGTAAAAAGAAATGGGAATACGAGTGTGAGAATCAAATTATTGGATCGGCGAACTGGTGGACCGTTGGCGGCAAAACTTATATTGTAGTGGGGAGTTACGATTACTATTTACATTGTGTTGATGCTGAAACCGGCAAAGGACTTTGGAAATACGAATCGGACAATTTTATAAACGGTGCGGCTGCCTGTTCCGATGGTTCTGCATTTTTTGGTGGCTGCGACGGATATTTGCACATGGTTGATATTGCCACTGGTAAATTGGTGAAAAAAATAGATGTGGCAACTTATGTAGCAAGCTCCATTACAGTTGAAAATAATAAAGCCTATATTGGAGATTACGACGGTCGTTTTTTCCAGGTGGATATTACAACCGACAAAACCTTATGGGTTTGGGAACATGAAAAAACAAAGCTGCAATTTATTGCTTCGCCGGCATTAATCGGAAACAAAGTTTTAACGGCCAATTACAATAAATTTTTGTATTGCTTTGATAAAAATACGGGTGAAAAACTATGGGAATACAACACCGGGCGTAATGTTGAAGCATCGCCGGTTATAGTAAAAAACAAGGTGCTTGTTGCAAATATGCGAGGCGACCTGGCCATTGTGAACCTTTCGGATGGCAAGCCTGTTTGGAAATATGAGCTGGGCAGTCAGATAATCAGCAATCCGGCTGTTGCAAACGGGAAGATTTTTGTTGGAGCCTACGATGGAAATGTGTATTGTTTTGGAGAATAA
- the tnpA gene encoding IS200/IS605 family transposase, with translation MATFTQILYQIVFSTKNAENTMIQDEVDKLYRYIWGVLKNKNCTLYQLNGTQNHLHILTHVHPTVSVSDLVKDIKVSSSVWIKKQKIFPDFVSWQEGYGAFTYHIDQKKILVNYIRNQHEHHRVKSFNEEFKELLEEHGVKFDERYLL, from the coding sequence ATGGCAACTTTTACTCAAATACTTTATCAGATCGTATTTTCAACAAAAAATGCAGAAAATACAATGATACAGGATGAAGTTGATAAATTGTATCGATATATCTGGGGAGTATTGAAAAATAAGAATTGTACTTTGTATCAATTGAATGGAACTCAAAATCATTTACATATTCTGACACATGTACATCCAACTGTTTCTGTCTCAGATTTGGTAAAGGATATAAAAGTTTCTTCTTCTGTTTGGATTAAAAAGCAAAAAATATTTCCAGATTTTGTTTCTTGGCAAGAAGGTTATGGTGCATTTACATATCATATTGATCAAAAGAAAATATTGGTGAATTATATTAGGAATCAACATGAACATCATCGTGTGAAATCATTCAACGAAGAATTTAAAGAGTTGCTCGAAGAACATGGAGTTAAATTTGATGAGAGGTATTTGTTATAA
- a CDS encoding FAD-dependent oxidoreductase, translating to MITLKINNKEIQVPEGTSVMKAAQQMGIEIPNMCWHDELEHFTSCMICMVKDQSNGKLFPSCSVKVSEGMEVITNDEEVSESRKTALELLLSEHVGDCEAPCQIACPAHMDIPKMNRLIAAGKLDEALQVVKKDIALPAVLGRICPAPCEGACHRKTVDEPISICLLKRIVGDDGNTADWNTPNPTGKKVAVIGAGPAGLAAAYYLQLEGIQVTLFDKNEKAGGLLRTSLSEEILPMEVLDKEIELILRTGVEFVGSSNIGASEFESYKKDFDAIIIATGKVEENSELYGLKATPKGIIANKDSYQTSDKKVFAIGNVLRSSRLAVRSVGQGKEAAFSVMQFLNNVEIKGELRLFNSRFGKLVQEEYAEYLKESVEGKRTYPEKGGRSGFSKEEAIAEAKRCLHCDCRAIDNCKLREYSNTYAADQKRFKTSDRRNISKQINHGSVVYEPQKCIKCGICVRLTEKYGEEFGFTYVGRGFDVVIGVPFNEALEKGLTETAAKVVDGCPTGAISLKKNKVNKTPKE from the coding sequence ATGATAACACTAAAAATAAATAACAAAGAAATTCAGGTTCCGGAAGGTACTTCGGTGATGAAAGCCGCTCAGCAAATGGGAATTGAAATCCCGAATATGTGTTGGCACGATGAACTGGAGCACTTTACTTCCTGTATGATTTGTATGGTAAAAGACCAGTCGAACGGCAAACTCTTTCCTTCGTGTTCGGTAAAAGTTTCGGAAGGAATGGAAGTAATTACCAATGATGAGGAAGTGAGCGAATCGCGGAAAACAGCATTGGAATTGTTGTTGAGTGAGCATGTTGGCGACTGCGAAGCTCCTTGCCAGATTGCATGCCCGGCCCACATGGATATTCCAAAAATGAACCGTTTGATTGCTGCGGGTAAACTGGATGAGGCTTTGCAGGTAGTAAAGAAGGACATTGCTTTGCCTGCTGTTTTAGGGCGAATTTGTCCGGCTCCCTGTGAAGGTGCGTGTCACCGAAAAACAGTGGACGAACCCATTTCAATCTGTCTGCTAAAACGTATTGTTGGTGACGATGGAAATACGGCGGATTGGAATACACCGAACCCGACAGGTAAAAAGGTTGCTGTAATCGGAGCGGGTCCGGCCGGACTTGCCGCGGCGTATTATCTTCAGTTAGAAGGTATTCAGGTAACACTTTTCGATAAAAATGAAAAGGCAGGCGGTTTGCTGAGAACTTCTTTGTCGGAAGAAATTCTTCCAATGGAGGTGCTCGATAAGGAAATAGAATTAATTCTGAGAACCGGTGTGGAATTTGTGGGATCATCGAATATTGGTGCTTCTGAATTTGAGTCGTATAAAAAAGACTTCGATGCCATAATAATTGCTACCGGCAAAGTTGAAGAAAACTCAGAATTATATGGTTTAAAAGCTACTCCAAAAGGGATTATCGCTAATAAAGACTCCTATCAAACTTCGGATAAAAAAGTGTTTGCCATTGGAAATGTGTTGCGTTCTTCGCGTTTGGCTGTTCGTTCGGTTGGACAAGGGAAAGAGGCGGCTTTTTCTGTTATGCAATTTCTGAATAATGTAGAAATAAAAGGCGAACTGCGCTTGTTTAATTCGAGGTTTGGCAAACTGGTTCAGGAAGAGTATGCAGAATATTTAAAAGAATCAGTTGAAGGGAAACGTACTTATCCTGAAAAAGGTGGTCGTTCAGGATTCTCCAAAGAGGAAGCCATTGCCGAAGCCAAGAGGTGTTTGCATTGTGACTGCCGTGCGATTGATAATTGTAAGTTGCGCGAATATTCCAATACGTACGCTGCTGATCAGAAACGGTTTAAAACCAGCGATCGACGAAATATTTCGAAACAAATTAACCATGGATCAGTGGTTTACGAACCGCAAAAATGTATTAAGTGCGGAATTTGTGTTCGGCTTACTGAAAAGTACGGCGAAGAATTTGGATTTACATATGTTGGGCGAGGTTTCGACGTGGTAATCGGTGTTCCGTTTAACGAAGCTCTGGAAAAAGGATTAACAGAAACAGCAGCAAAAGTTGTTGATGGTTGCCCAACCGGTGCTATTTCATTAAAAAAGAATAAAGTGAATAAGACTCCGAAGGAGTAA